The following proteins come from a genomic window of Anas acuta chromosome 22, bAnaAcu1.1, whole genome shotgun sequence:
- the LZIC gene encoding protein LZIC — translation MASRGTTETTKLKQNLEEQLDRLMQQLQDLEECREELDADEYEETKKETLEQLSEINDSLKKIMSGDMTLVDELSGMQLAIQAAISQAFKTPEVIRMFAKKQPRQLRTRLAEMDRDLMVGKLGRDLYTQQKVEILTALRKLGEKLTPDEETFLSANAGAALSQFEKVSSDLGSGDKVFALASFEVEKAKQ, via the exons atggcTTCAAGAGGAACAACAGAGACCACTAAACTAAAACAGAACTTGGAAGAGCAGTTGGATAGGTTAATGCAGCAGCTTCAAGATCTGGAGGAATGCAG AGAGGAACTAGATGCAGATGAGtatgaagaaacaaagaaagaaactctaGAACAGCTGAGTGAGATCAATGACTCACTGAAGAAGATTATGTCTGGAGATATGACTTTGGTGGATGAGCTCAGTGGCATGCAACTG GCAATACAAGCAGCCATCAGCCAAGCATTTAAAACTCCAGAAGTAATTAGAATGTTTGCAAAGAAACAACCAAGGCAATTGAGGACAAGGTTGGCAGAG ATGGACAGAGACTTAATGGTTGGAAAGTTGGGACGAGACCTATACACACAACAGAAAGTTGAAATCCTGACTGCCCTCAGAAAGCTTGGTGAGAAG CTGACACCTGATGAGGAGACCTTCTTGTCAGCAAATGCCGGTGCAGCCCTGAGCCAGTTTGAGAAAGTCTCCAGTGACCTTG gaTCAGGAGACAAAGTTTTTGCTCTAGCAAGTTTTGAAgtagaaaaggcaaaacaatgA
- the NMNAT1 gene encoding nicotinamide/nicotinic acid mononucleotide adenylyltransferase 1 isoform X2 — MAMEDPDKKTEVVLLACGSFNPITNMHLRLFELAKDYFDETGKYKVIKGIISPVSDAYKKKGLISADHRVTMAKLATKNSDWVEVDDWESSQSEWVETVKVLRYHHQKLLSSDPTSSLQNALPLTKPGRKRKQEPNRHDPIKKKNQSPDIKSTPQIKLLCGSDVLESFGIPNLWKLEDITEIVQNHGLVCIGRAGSNVQKFIYESDLLWRHKNNIHLVEEWITNDISSTRIRRALRRGQSIRYLVPDVVLAYIEKNNLYNPESEDKNAGVVLAPLQKYASDSKN; from the exons ATGGCTATGGAAGATCCCGACAAGAAGACTGAAGTAGTACTGCTGGCCTGTGGATCCTTTAATCCCATTACCAACATGCATCTCAGGCTATTTGAGCTGGCTAAAGACTATTTTGATGAAACAG gaAAATACAAAGTAATCAAAGGAATAATTTCACCAGTAAGTGACGCATATAAGAAGAAAGGTCTGATCAGTGCTGATCACCGAGTAACCATGGCAAAATTAGCGACCAAAAACTCAGATTGGGTGGAAGTTGATGACTGGGAAAGCAGCCAGAGTGAGTGGGTCGAAACAGTAAAAGTTTTAAG GTACCATCATCAAAAGCTTTTGTCTTCTGATCCCACTAGTAGTCTGCAGAATGCTTTACCTTTAACAAAGCCAGGACGGAAGAGGAAACAGGAACCAAATAGACACGAccctattaaaaagaaaaatcagagtcCAGATATAAAAA gtaCCCCACAGATTAAACTGCTTTGTGGAAGTGACGTGCTGGAATCCTTTGGGATCCCCAACCTGTGGAAGTTGGAGGACATCACTGAAATTGTGCAAAATCATGGCCTTGTATGCATCGGTAGGGCTGGAAGCAACGTTCAGAAATTCATCTACGAATCTGATCTTTTGTGGAGACATAAGAATAATATTCACCTTGTGGAAGAATGGATCACAAATGACATTTCCTCCACCAGGATCAGGAGAGCACTGCGGAGAGGCCAGAGCATACGTTACCTAGTGCCTGATGTAGTTCTGgcatacatagaaaaaaataatctatataATCCAGAAAGTGAAGACAAGAATGCTGGGGTTGTCTTAGCTCCCTTACAAAAATACGCAAGTGATTCCAAGAACTAA
- the RBP7 gene encoding retinoid-binding protein 7, with product MPVDFSGTWNLVSNDNFEGYMVALGIDFATRKIAKMLKPQKVIKQDGDMLSIHTTSTFRDYMLQFKIGEEFEEDNKGLDNRKCKSLVTWDNDKLVCVQIGEKKNRGWTHWLEGDDLHLELRCENQVCRQVFKRA from the exons ATGCCTGTAGATTTCAGTGGAACCTGGAACCTTGTCAGCAATGACAATTTTGAAGGCTATATGGTGGCTTTAG GTATTGATTTTGCAACACGCAAGATAGCAAAAATGCTGAAGCCTCAGAAAGTGATCAAACAGGATGGGGACATGTTATCTATCCATACCACAAGCACATTCAGAGACTACATGCTCCAATTCAAAATTGGAGAAGAGTTTGAAGAAGACAATAAAGGCCTGGATAACAGGAAATGCAAG AGCCTAGTTACCTGGGACAACGACAAACTTGTCTGTGTCCAGATTGGTGAGAAGAAGAACAGGGGCTGGACTCACTGGCTTGAAGGAGATGACCTCCACTTG gagctTCGTTGTGAGAATCAAGTATGTAGACAAGTCTTCAAGAGAGCTTGA
- the NMNAT1 gene encoding nicotinamide/nicotinic acid mononucleotide adenylyltransferase 1 isoform X1 gives MAMEDPDKKTEVVLLACGSFNPITNMHLRLFELAKDYFDETGKYKVIKGIISPVSDAYKKKGLISADHRVTMAKLATKNSDWVEVDDWESSQRNKPYSCCFEISELLPSYKPTLRRPSSRSVLGWVFCEDTTRGSGERYHHQKLLSSDPTSSLQNALPLTKPGRKRKQEPNRHDPIKKKNQSPDIKSTPQIKLLCGSDVLESFGIPNLWKLEDITEIVQNHGLVCIGRAGSNVQKFIYESDLLWRHKNNIHLVEEWITNDISSTRIRRALRRGQSIRYLVPDVVLAYIEKNNLYNPESEDKNAGVVLAPLQKYASDSKN, from the exons ATGGCTATGGAAGATCCCGACAAGAAGACTGAAGTAGTACTGCTGGCCTGTGGATCCTTTAATCCCATTACCAACATGCATCTCAGGCTATTTGAGCTGGCTAAAGACTATTTTGATGAAACAG gaAAATACAAAGTAATCAAAGGAATAATTTCACCAGTAAGTGACGCATATAAGAAGAAAGGTCTGATCAGTGCTGATCACCGAGTAACCATGGCAAAATTAGCGACCAAAAACTCAGATTGGGTGGAAGTTGATGACTGGGAAAGCAGCCAGA gaaacaaacctTATAGTTGTTGCTTTGAAATCTCTGAACTTTTACCATCTTATAAGCCAACTCTCAGAAGACCTTCCAGCAGATCAGTTCTTGGATGGGTTTTCTGTGAAGACACTACAAGAGGAAGTGGTGAAAG GTACCATCATCAAAAGCTTTTGTCTTCTGATCCCACTAGTAGTCTGCAGAATGCTTTACCTTTAACAAAGCCAGGACGGAAGAGGAAACAGGAACCAAATAGACACGAccctattaaaaagaaaaatcagagtcCAGATATAAAAA gtaCCCCACAGATTAAACTGCTTTGTGGAAGTGACGTGCTGGAATCCTTTGGGATCCCCAACCTGTGGAAGTTGGAGGACATCACTGAAATTGTGCAAAATCATGGCCTTGTATGCATCGGTAGGGCTGGAAGCAACGTTCAGAAATTCATCTACGAATCTGATCTTTTGTGGAGACATAAGAATAATATTCACCTTGTGGAAGAATGGATCACAAATGACATTTCCTCCACCAGGATCAGGAGAGCACTGCGGAGAGGCCAGAGCATACGTTACCTAGTGCCTGATGTAGTTCTGgcatacatagaaaaaaataatctatataATCCAGAAAGTGAAGACAAGAATGCTGGGGTTGTCTTAGCTCCCTTACAAAAATACGCAAGTGATTCCAAGAACTAA